In the genome of Candidatus Kinetoplastibacterium desouzaii TCC079E, the window TAGGATAATACAAACAGGAGGAGCACTAAGAGATTCAGCTATACAAGCCATAGAGGCAGTATGGCATGTTGTCGTTTATACTTGTAGTGCAATATTTATTTTCCTAAAAACTGATTGGTACTTAATATGTCCATTGTTTATGTGGATAGTTATGTATGTATTCTTCCTAAAACACTATATCCCATTAATACAAAAACGATCTACTATCTCATCTGAAGCAAGATCCAAACTAATGGGATTAATAGTAGATACTTACTCCAATATTATAACAATTAAATTGTTTTCACATTCTAAACAAGAGGAAGAATATGCTAAAAAAACCATGACTGAACAAATAAAAAAGCATCAGTTAGCATTACGATTAATTACTGAAATGGATGCTGCATTAACAACGATTAACGGCCTATTAATCGTTTCCATAGCAGCAATATCTCTATGGTTATGGAGTAAAAACACAATCTCTCTTGGAGCAATAAGCTTGGCCATAAGCTTGGCTATAAGAATAAACAATATGTCTAGTTGGCTTATGTGGGTTATAAAAAGCATTTTTGAAAACATAGGAATAGTACAAGACAGTATTGAAACAATTTCTAAACCAATACAAGTTGAAGATAATGACCCATTAAATAAGTTAAAAATAACTAATGGTTCTATAAAATTTGATTCAGTATCATTTAAATATGATGACGATAAACCTACTATTATTTCAGATTTAAATTTATATATTTCCCCAAAAGAAAAAATAGGTATAGTTGGAACATCAGGTGCTGGTAAATCAACATTAATACATATATTACTTAGACTATATGATTTAAAAAAAGGTAATATATATATAGACAATCAAGATATATCACAAGTTACACAGGATAGTTTAAGATCTCAAATAAGTGTAGTCACTCAAGAAGTTTCTTTATTACATAGATCAATAAGAGACAATTTAATTTGTGGAGCTCCAAATGCAACAGAGACCCAAATACAAGATGTAATACAAAAAACAAAACTAGAATTTATTCATAAAATAACAGATTCCAATGGATTTAATGGTCTTAATGCTTATGTTGGTGAAAGAGGAATTAAACTTTCCGGAGGACAAAGACAAAGAATTGCTATAGCAAGAGCATTATTAAAAAATGCACCAATATTGTTACTAGATGAAGCAACTTCTGCCCTGGATTCTGAAACAGAGAATATTATACAAAAAAATCTGGAAAATATGATGGAAGGTAAAACAGTTATAACCATTGCTCATAGATTATCTACTATAATTAAAATGGACAGGTTAGTTATAATGGATAAAGGGCGTATTATTGATATTGGAACACATGTAGAGTTGATTGCCAAAAAAGGTTTATATAAAAAACTTTGGGAAACCCAACTTGGTAACTTTATAGTATGATAACAAATTTTGATATGGCGGACAGAGGGGGATTCGAACCCCCGATACGCTATAAACGTATACACGCTTTCCAGGCGTGCGCCTTAAACCACTCGGCCATCTGTCCTAAATATTAAAATAATTTGAAATTATAACACAATTATTAAATTTTATTTATTTAAATTTAAATTAACACTCATAATTCTATCAATATAACGAGAAATAGAATCAACTTCAATATTCACAAAATCATTTTTCTTTAAATTATGTAATGTTGTAGACATCTGAGTATATGGTATAACATTAATGCTAATTCTGGAATAAATATCAATATCGATTACATTATTAATAGTTAAACTAACTCCGTTAATTGTTATTGATCCTTTATAACATAAAAATCTAGAAAAATTTACAGGTATATCTATTATCAATTCTTTGGACTCAGAACATGGTTTATAATCATATACTTGACCTATACAATCTACATGACCATAAACAAAATGACCTCCCAATCTATCTCCTATTTTTAGGGATCGTTCAAGATTGACTTCACCTTTAGAAGATAATCCTACTGTACATTTCAAACTTTCTTGAGAAACATTGACATAAAAACCATTATACTCTATCTGAGATACGGTCATGCAAGCTCCTTGAATAGCTATAGACTCGCCAACAACAATACTACTAATATCTAAATTACTAACCTGTATAAATAATTTGAGATCAGAAAGATTTACTTCACTTCTTTCCATATTAGAAAAATTGTCTATTTTTGATATAAAACCTATATCTTCAACTATGCCTGTAAACATCTTTAAAACCTACTATAAAAGCAAAACATTTAAATAAAACTTGCCTTAATTTTATCCCAACTACTATCTGTATATAATCTTAACCTAATATCTTTATCTATAATTAGAGACTCAAGAATCGAAAAAGAAAACGATTCTTTCAAGTTATCTATAATTGGTAATTTAACTATGGAATTAGCATCACCAATTAAGATTGGAGCAACATAAATTAGAAACTCATCTATAGCATGAGTAATTAACAATCTGCCATTTAATCCAGGACCAGCTTCCACATGAATCTCATTAATATTATTTTGATGAAACCAGCTCATAACAATATTTAAATCCATTAAATTATCAGGTCTATTTAAACTATCTATTAAAACAACCTCTCCATTCTTATCAGATATAATATTCTCTTTTTCTTTGTTGGAAATAGCAGTAAAAATAACAACCCTAGATCCATCAAAAATATTTGAATTAGGATCAATAACAAAATTATCATCTACAATGGCCTTAATAGGCTGTTTACTAGTAGGAAAATATCTTACTGTTAAAGAAGGATTGTCATGTATAACTGTTCCTATTCCTGTCAAAATAGCTCCACTACGTGCTCGCCAATAATGACCATCCTTACGTGAGTTATTACATGTTATCCATTTAGATTGTTTATTATATAAAGAACTTTTA includes:
- the ribD gene encoding bifunctional diaminohydroxyphosphoribosylaminopyrimidine deaminase/5-amino-6-(5-phosphoribosylamino)uracil reductase RibD, with product MLKLNGCTDDFWMGQALDLARDSVCCAPNPSVGCIIVKDTYCIGRGSTESYGGNHAEVVAIKDALSKGYVLAGSTIYVTLEPCCHYGKTPPCLKSILDIQPLRVVIAVLDPNPIVSGKSVNQLRLSGIIVDVGVCRDEALWLNIGFFSRMLISRSWVRTKIASSLDGKSSLYNKQSKWITCNNSRKDGHYWRARSGAILTGIGTVIHDNPSLTVRYFPTSKQPIKAIVDDNFVIDPNSNIFDGSRVVIFTAISNKEKENIISDKNGEVVLIDSLNRPDNLMDLNIVMSWFHQNNINEIHVEAGPGLNGRLLITHAIDEFLIYVAPILIGDANSIVKLPIIDNLKESFSFSILESLIIDKDIRLRLYTDSSWDKIKASFI
- a CDS encoding riboflavin synthase, translating into MFTGIVEDIGFISKIDNFSNMERSEVNLSDLKLFIQVSNLDISSIVVGESIAIQGACMTVSQIEYNGFYVNVSQESLKCTVGLSSKGEVNLERSLKIGDRLGGHFVYGHVDCIGQVYDYKPCSESKELIIDIPVNFSRFLCYKGSITINGVSLTINNVIDIDIYSRISINVIPYTQMSTTLHNLKKNDFVNIEVDSISRYIDRIMSVNLNLNK
- a CDS encoding ABC transporter ATP-binding protein, translated to MSDEKSCSIFSYFEHLINPFKKSPDITPPNKVHLFFYHYLKQIKNILIILLIIGLGVSFAEIALFKYVADIIDLAQSTPPEKIFTIHYKKLILMLLVILIFRPIIFGLHDLLIQQTITSNMAALIRWQNHKHVLKQSINFFYNDFSGRISNRIIQTGGALRDSAIQAIEAVWHVVVYTCSAIFIFLKTDWYLICPLFMWIVMYVFFLKHYIPLIQKRSTISSEARSKLMGLIVDTYSNIITIKLFSHSKQEEEYAKKTMTEQIKKHQLALRLITEMDAALTTINGLLIVSIAAISLWLWSKNTISLGAISLAISLAIRINNMSSWLMWVIKSIFENIGIVQDSIETISKPIQVEDNDPLNKLKITNGSIKFDSVSFKYDDDKPTIISDLNLYISPKEKIGIVGTSGAGKSTLIHILLRLYDLKKGNIYIDNQDISQVTQDSLRSQISVVTQEVSLLHRSIRDNLICGAPNATETQIQDVIQKTKLEFIHKITDSNGFNGLNAYVGERGIKLSGGQRQRIAIARALLKNAPILLLDEATSALDSETENIIQKNLENMMEGKTVITIAHRLSTIIKMDRLVIMDKGRIIDIGTHVELIAKKGLYKKLWETQLGNFIV